The following are encoded in a window of Candidatus Binataceae bacterium genomic DNA:
- a CDS encoding nuclear transport factor 2 family protein: MKNNDELLSELLDREAIRELPVRYCDCVWRNDMAGIVKLFAEDGSFTVKGHKRTVTQKGRAELKKMYEGALSNVNPRPYIHNHVVDLTGPKSGVGRCYVELRSFSRNMDWIGSGYYEDEYVKTSDGWKFGSRTFTSVGPALDADRN; the protein is encoded by the coding sequence ATGAAAAACAACGATGAGCTGTTGAGCGAACTTCTGGACCGCGAAGCGATTCGCGAATTGCCGGTCCGCTATTGCGATTGCGTATGGCGCAACGATATGGCGGGAATCGTCAAACTGTTTGCGGAGGACGGCAGCTTCACGGTGAAGGGTCACAAGCGAACGGTGACGCAGAAGGGACGCGCGGAGCTCAAGAAAATGTACGAGGGTGCGCTGAGCAACGTGAACCCGCGGCCCTATATCCACAATCACGTAGTCGATCTGACCGGGCCGAAAAGCGGCGTGGGCCGCTGCTACGTCGAGCTGCGCAGCTTCTCGCGAAATATGGACTGGATCGGCTCGGGCTACTACGAAGACGAATACGTGAAGACCAGCGACGGATGGAAGTTCGGATCGCGGACCTTCACCAGCGTGGGCCCGGCTTTGGACGCCGACCGCAACTAG
- a CDS encoding 3-keto-5-aminohexanoate cleavage protein — MANQTWIEVALNGAWTRRAQPRIPVTADEIVREGIDCVRSGAAIVHAHTLDPQTGRQNNDIENCTAFISGIRTQVDAIVYPTAVPPPHCTDWRQRYETIVELARRGLAEWGFIDPGSVNLWRADTPAASAYGDDRAIYTNSPGFVEYAMQLAENHRFHPAFACYEPGFVRHGAMLHRRHPRTPVPIYRFMLSSSWTFSFPPEVWALEAYVKLVEQAAPGAPWMVAGLGVDVLPLIPAVVAMGGHVRVGLEDAPYGSARSNVELVDAAVTAIQRAGSEPATAAEVRKTLALCKPPSA; from the coding sequence ATGGCTAACCAGACCTGGATCGAAGTCGCCCTCAATGGAGCGTGGACCCGGCGGGCGCAACCGCGAATTCCGGTTACCGCCGACGAGATCGTGCGCGAGGGGATCGATTGTGTCCGCTCAGGTGCGGCGATCGTGCACGCGCATACCCTCGACCCGCAGACCGGCCGTCAGAACAACGACATCGAAAACTGTACCGCCTTCATCTCCGGCATCAGGACGCAGGTCGATGCAATCGTCTACCCTACAGCGGTTCCCCCGCCGCATTGCACCGACTGGCGGCAACGCTACGAAACCATCGTCGAACTGGCGAGGCGCGGTCTAGCGGAGTGGGGCTTTATCGATCCAGGCTCCGTCAACCTCTGGCGCGCCGATACTCCAGCCGCCTCCGCGTACGGCGACGATCGCGCGATTTATACGAATTCACCGGGCTTCGTCGAATACGCCATGCAGCTCGCGGAAAACCATCGGTTCCATCCCGCCTTTGCCTGCTACGAGCCCGGATTCGTGCGCCACGGCGCAATGCTCCATCGCCGGCATCCGCGCACCCCGGTGCCGATCTACCGCTTCATGTTGTCTTCCTCGTGGACCTTCAGTTTCCCGCCCGAGGTTTGGGCCCTGGAAGCATATGTGAAGCTCGTGGAGCAGGCCGCGCCCGGCGCGCCCTGGATGGTGGCCGGGCTCGGCGTCGACGTGCTCCCCCTGATACCTGCGGTGGTCGCGATGGGTGGTCACGTCCGTGTTGGCCTCGAGGATGCGCCGTATGGTTCCGCGCGCTCCAACGTGGAGTTGGTAGACGCCGCCGTCACCGCCATCCAGAGGGCCGGTAGCGAGCCGGCAACCGCCGCCGAGGTGCGCAAGACGTTGGCTCTCTGCAAGCCTCCGTCCGCTTGA
- a CDS encoding CoA ester lyase — protein sequence MRSLLFVPGDSERKLAKGETVGADALVLDLEDSVSADRIEIARAMVRDFLQGHRDRSRTRLWVRVNPLSTEKALPDLAAIVAGAPDGVLLPKVNSAAELALLDNYLTALEVREGVARGSIRVLLVATETARSMFNLGGFGGITPRLWGMTWGAEDLPAALGATTNRDESGELEFTYRLARSLCLLAAVAAEVEPIDTVFTDFKDAKGLLREAQAARRAGFTGKIAIHPDQVEPINHSFTPSADEIEYAQRVVKAFSSGAGTVALDGKMLDMPHLKQAQRVLRGVNK from the coding sequence ATGCGTTCGTTACTGTTCGTTCCCGGAGACAGCGAGCGCAAGCTCGCCAAGGGCGAGACCGTGGGCGCCGATGCACTGGTGCTTGACCTGGAGGACTCGGTTTCCGCCGACCGAATCGAGATCGCGCGCGCGATGGTACGCGACTTCCTACAGGGCCATCGCGATCGCTCGAGGACTCGTCTGTGGGTACGGGTGAATCCTCTCTCCACCGAAAAGGCGCTCCCCGACCTCGCCGCGATAGTCGCAGGCGCGCCCGATGGAGTCTTGCTACCCAAGGTCAATAGTGCTGCCGAGCTGGCTCTGCTCGATAACTATCTGACCGCACTTGAGGTTCGTGAAGGCGTTGCGCGCGGCTCGATCCGAGTCTTGCTGGTGGCGACCGAGACCGCTCGCTCGATGTTCAATCTCGGAGGTTTCGGTGGGATAACGCCCCGGTTGTGGGGAATGACATGGGGCGCGGAGGATCTTCCGGCCGCCCTGGGTGCCACCACCAATCGCGACGAATCGGGAGAGTTGGAATTTACCTATCGACTCGCCCGCTCCCTGTGTCTGCTGGCCGCCGTGGCTGCCGAAGTTGAGCCCATAGATACGGTGTTTACCGATTTTAAGGATGCGAAGGGTCTACTGCGGGAAGCTCAGGCCGCGCGCCGTGCGGGCTTCACCGGCAAAATCGCAATCCATCCCGACCAGGTCGAACCGATAAACCATTCATTTACTCCATCTGCGGACGAGATTGAGTATGCACAACGTGTCGTGAAAGCATTCTCGTCCGGGGCCGGAACCGTCGCACTGGACGGCAAGATGCTGGATATGCCGCATCTCAAACAGGCTCAGCGGGTTCTTCGAGGTGTGAACAAGTGA
- a CDS encoding sulfotransferase, translated as MGLLPSASFNLPARLFRGLDRFADHLGLFRRPVPPEKLVDLARRRSGLDDFGEWSFEEPLAVLLRSYYEEANLSAFGRIAVRWDMLRFLSNLLRLREEEKKNPAVLEERIDRPIFVLGLPRSGTTFLHNLLADDPGNLTPRCWQTVFPYPIGAQKNGSRDRRPELTARQYSQFLMLAPELPSLHPLDAHAAQECIEITGHVFRSLRFDTTHYIPSFQLWLEDVGHLEAYRFHKRFLQHLQHQNGAGQWILKSPDHIFALKALCEVYPDARFVFVHRDPMKVLPSVARLTEILRQPFTRKIDRLQIGRQVSSRWELGSKLLVEAADWLKSSPERIVHIRYKDLVRDPYAIVTDLYHHFGMTLSGRGEQGLKRSIAERPDGGYGRNSYRFEDYGLNPAAERKHHSAYMAHFRMQPEEPSSRAVTDSSVRLAV; from the coding sequence GTGGGGCTTCTTCCTTCAGCTTCCTTCAATCTTCCAGCCCGACTGTTTCGGGGTCTCGACCGCTTTGCCGATCATCTCGGGTTGTTTCGACGGCCGGTACCGCCCGAAAAGCTTGTCGACTTGGCCCGGCGCCGGTCCGGTCTCGACGATTTCGGGGAGTGGTCGTTCGAGGAACCGCTCGCGGTGCTGTTGCGGTCTTACTATGAAGAGGCGAATCTTAGCGCTTTCGGCCGGATCGCGGTCCGTTGGGATATGTTGCGTTTTCTGTCCAATCTGCTCCGGCTCCGAGAGGAGGAGAAAAAAAATCCCGCGGTCCTCGAGGAGCGGATAGATCGACCCATATTCGTGCTGGGGTTGCCGCGCAGTGGAACTACCTTCCTGCATAATCTGCTAGCGGACGATCCGGGAAATCTCACTCCTCGCTGCTGGCAGACGGTCTTTCCCTATCCGATTGGGGCGCAAAAGAACGGCTCACGCGACCGACGGCCGGAACTGACCGCGCGGCAGTACTCACAGTTTCTCATGCTGGCGCCGGAACTACCGAGCCTGCACCCACTTGACGCCCACGCGGCCCAGGAATGTATCGAAATCACCGGACACGTGTTTCGGAGCCTGCGTTTCGATACTACCCACTACATACCGTCTTTCCAGCTATGGCTCGAAGACGTGGGTCATCTTGAGGCGTATCGGTTTCACAAACGCTTCCTACAGCATCTTCAGCATCAGAACGGTGCTGGGCAATGGATCCTGAAGAGCCCCGATCACATTTTCGCCCTCAAGGCCTTGTGCGAGGTCTATCCGGACGCGCGATTCGTGTTCGTGCATCGGGATCCCATGAAAGTCCTGCCGTCGGTCGCGCGACTGACCGAAATTCTCCGCCAGCCCTTCACCCGCAAGATTGATCGTCTGCAAATCGGCCGGCAGGTCAGCAGTCGCTGGGAGCTAGGGTCGAAACTGCTTGTCGAGGCGGCCGATTGGCTCAAATCTTCGCCAGAGCGCATCGTGCATATTCGTTACAAGGATCTGGTGAGAGATCCGTACGCGATCGTGACCGACCTGTATCACCACTTTGGAATGACTTTAAGCGGACGGGGCGAGCAAGGTCTCAAACGCTCCATCGCTGAGCGGCCCGATGGCGGTTATGGCCGCAATTCGTATCGCTTCGAGGACTACGGCCTCAACCCGGCTGCCGAGCGGAAACATCACAGCGCCTATATGGCGCATTTTCGGATGCAGCCCGAAGAGCCTTCGAGCCGCGCCGTCACCGACTCAAGCGTTCGTCTGGCGGTTTAG
- a CDS encoding MauE/DoxX family redox-associated membrane protein, with the protein MTRRSSKYLEWMLRLVIGGVFIYAGWAKRNEGIEFADSVASFRILPGAVIVPFMLSIVPFEIGAGAMVLTGWQKRLGALGLLLMASLYSIALALALARGITVNCGCFGTSAVGANPWVDLGRDLLLAAGCAVLYRIATRSVAPKPAL; encoded by the coding sequence ATGACCCGACGATCTTCAAAGTACCTCGAATGGATGCTTCGCCTGGTAATCGGGGGGGTCTTCATCTATGCGGGTTGGGCCAAGCGCAATGAGGGCATTGAATTCGCTGACAGCGTTGCGTCATTTCGGATCCTGCCCGGCGCGGTGATTGTCCCGTTCATGCTTTCGATTGTGCCCTTCGAAATCGGGGCGGGAGCGATGGTGCTGACCGGCTGGCAGAAGCGCCTTGGCGCGCTGGGGCTGCTGTTAATGGCGAGTCTGTACTCTATCGCGCTCGCCCTGGCGCTGGCGCGCGGGATAACCGTCAATTGCGGTTGCTTCGGAACCAGCGCGGTGGGTGCGAATCCGTGGGTCGACCTGGGGCGTGACCTGCTGCTGGCTGCCGGCTGTGCGGTGCTTTACCGAATCGCGACGCGAAGCGTGGCCCCAAAGCCGGCTTTGTGA
- a CDS encoding rhodanese-like domain-containing protein, which produces MESASLTGQHPPKPAPVAHVGETGPPRSGTFTRDIVGVICLALASLLAGLTINYLRASPLPLVYQTPEQRLAAELTTLVEAPAFRLSDADTISLDQFRNVVGDHQTIILDARAAPFYQQGHIPGALNLSRDDFAADYRRLRPTLDASKDKSIVVYCSGGDCHDSRMVASALLSLGFSQVRVFTKGWSGWTEAGLPVEK; this is translated from the coding sequence ATGGAAAGTGCATCTCTGACCGGCCAACATCCTCCTAAGCCTGCTCCGGTCGCGCACGTGGGGGAGACGGGCCCGCCCAGAAGCGGGACTTTCACGCGCGATATCGTGGGCGTGATCTGCCTCGCCCTGGCCTCGCTGCTGGCCGGCCTGACGATCAACTATCTTCGCGCGTCACCGCTGCCGCTCGTCTATCAGACTCCGGAGCAGCGCCTGGCGGCAGAACTCACCACGCTGGTCGAGGCACCCGCGTTTCGCCTGTCCGACGCGGATACGATTTCACTCGATCAGTTCCGCAACGTGGTCGGAGACCATCAGACCATCATCCTGGATGCGCGTGCGGCGCCATTCTACCAACAGGGCCACATTCCGGGTGCGTTGAATCTGTCGCGTGATGATTTCGCTGCGGATTACCGACGCCTGCGCCCGACCCTGGACGCGTCAAAGGACAAATCGATTGTCGTCTATTGCTCAGGGGGCGATTGCCACGACAGCCGGATGGTCGCTAGCGCGTTGCTGAGCCTCGGGTTCTCGCAGGTGCGCGTGTTCACCAAGGGATGGTCGGGATGGACGGAAGCCGGACTACCAGTCGAGAAATGA
- a CDS encoding SCO family protein — translation MTNDSTRFSTRIGLLLAATLVVGLVAVGCNRGVERTGAYSPSSTGDCLPNLTLTDQYGKKVSLASLKGKPVLFDFIYTSCPGPCLMLTSRMRLIANRLGPLLASKVWFVSVTVDPEHDGPAELLNYAKQQGANQDGWLFLTGSPADIEQLMNQFKLVRQREADGTVDHVLEFFLVGPDGRQLYQYAASHAEPALVSSDIRRAAETGSASAEDHPQWKVHL, via the coding sequence GTGACCAACGATTCAACTCGATTTTCGACGCGTATCGGTCTGCTCCTGGCCGCAACCCTGGTCGTGGGACTGGTTGCGGTCGGATGCAACCGTGGAGTGGAGCGGACGGGAGCGTACTCGCCTTCGAGCACCGGCGACTGCCTGCCGAATCTCACGCTTACCGACCAATACGGCAAAAAAGTCTCGCTGGCCTCGCTCAAGGGGAAACCGGTTCTGTTCGATTTTATCTACACTAGCTGTCCGGGGCCGTGCTTGATGCTGACGTCGCGGATGCGACTGATTGCGAATCGGCTTGGGCCGCTGCTCGCCAGCAAGGTCTGGTTCGTCTCAGTTACGGTCGATCCAGAGCATGACGGGCCCGCCGAGCTGCTCAACTACGCCAAGCAACAAGGGGCAAATCAGGATGGGTGGCTGTTTCTGACCGGCTCGCCCGCGGACATCGAGCAGCTGATGAATCAGTTCAAACTCGTTCGCCAGCGCGAGGCCGACGGTACGGTAGATCACGTGCTGGAATTTTTTCTGGTCGGACCGGACGGGCGACAGCTCTATCAATACGCCGCTTCGCACGCGGAGCCGGCGCTGGTGTCGAGCGACATCCGGCGAGCGGCGGAAACCGGATCGGCTTCGGCGGAAGATCACCCCCAATGGAAAGTGCATCTCTGA